The genomic DNA GACACCACTGTTGTTCTTGTCAATTGATTAACTGTATTGTGTTATCTTGCAAGCTTCTTCGAATGGAGGGATACAAATCAAGCAAGCGAATCTCAGTCTATCTCAGCATGTCTTCTGAAGTTCAAACCGAAGGAATATTGAAGGTCAGAGACTTAGGAGTCATTTTATTATCTCTTACTTCTCTACCATCTCAGTTATGATTTACTATATTTCTGCTCTTACCTCTGTTGCAGGAGCTTTTCCAGGCAAAGAAGTAAGTATGATGCCTAAATttaactacatgtaaaaccTTTAAAATATGTTAGGTTGGCACTTCCTCTCACAATCGACCAAGGCCAGTCACTACAGATTTTGTCCGGTCAACTCTTTGAATGGCCGAACATTTTGTGCAATTGCTTACACATGTAAAGAGTTTAATTCCAAACTAAGTTTAGGTTTTAAATACGACTGCATCAATTTTCCAGCACTGAGTTgggattttgttttgtaaaggGGGATTAATTGTCTATGACGTAATGAATATTTGTCCGGCCAAAAATGGactgcaaaagaaaatgacaaggaattagaaaaaaggaaacagttaCATACAGCGACCAACTTCAGGTTTCAATAAAtccattttattaaaaatgacATGTTTCCACCAaaaattctgttcaaagtagTTTGAAATACAATAACAAATGCAATCAGATATGAAGTCTTGAATTATGAGTTCTTATTCCTGTAGAGCTTTTTCTTCTTGGGATTTTCCCAGACTCGTTTGTTTGACTGAGACTGACGTCTTGGTGGTAATCTCCAGGAAGCTTCTTCGGCTTCTTTCCATTCTTTATAAGCTTGCCTGTTAGGAAAAATTGCAGTAAAGAAACAAACCCTATAGAAATGtattcaaaatgacaaaaactcTTTTGGAATGGGTCAGTTTAGGTAAAAATAAGGATTCAGTTAAAAGGGCGGTGGCAAGCGACTGCACCTGTAAAACGCGCAAAAAACTACGAATAGTTGTATTTtcgcatttttaaaattttcatcgGAAAGTAAATTTCGGAATAGTTCGTTAAAAGTCAACGTAAAGGAACCAGAACAAGTGGTATTTCGAAAGAGCTGCCGACAACAACGATGTATGAAAGTGTTAAAATACCttagtaaaatttttttgataggGTGTTTCGTTCTTCTACTCACCGTCTTCGCGAGATCGACTTCACAGGCCACGAAATCAACATGTACACAGCCAGCACAACACAGTTCATTAGCAATACGACTGAGATCGTGTAACCAGTTTCACGCCAGGTCGAGACAATAATGTGGCTTTTAATTCTGAGAAGATGGTCTGTTaggaaagtaaacaaaaaaaatgacattaaaGAAATTGAAGCTTGATTCGGCCATCTCTGATCATACAGGAATATTTCCAAGGATTTTCACACAGTCCACAGGGATATCTGTCACAAGGCTTTCGACTCACCGTGAACGTATTCATTGTAAAACTTGATGAGAAGTGAAAACGTCTCCAAAACGTACTCGAGCGCAGGTTCAAGTGGTTTACAGTTCCTTTTAATCGTTTTCCATGACCAATCGACCGACCGTTTCGCTTCCCCCCATGCCCACTCGGCCCACTGTTTTGAACCAATCCATGCTTTCTTAGTTAACCATGAAGCATTTTCCTTTGAGACGCCGCTCAACCACTCAATCTGATCCCAAATCCATTCCGTTCCGTTCCAAGCACATTCAGCCAACCATTCAGCACAGTCCCAGTACCTCTCAGCCATCCATAAGCCTCCATGGTAAACATATTCATCTGCCCACATCATCGTTGCAAAAATCCATTCCGCCAACATTTTGAATCTGTTCCAGATTTCTCCGACGCAATCCGTCAATCCTTTCCAAATTCTACCGACCCACTCTAACATTCCTTTCCAAATGTTACGAGCCAAATCGATCAACCATTTCAATGCATTCCAAATGTTCTTAAATGTTGTTCCAACGCCGTTATAACACATATTCCAAGCTTCAACCACTGTTGTCACCGTAAAGCTCCACGTGTTTTTTACCATCGACCCCACACGAGCGATCAGGCCTGGTGCTTTCCGTTTGTACTCTTGGTACTCAGTACATGTCATATTCCCAGGATACTCCGGTAGTTCTTTGCACTTGAGAATCTGAGAGATAaaaatgggcaaaaaataaTATGGCCACTATAGATATCTAAGTTTGTTTTCGACTATATATCTCTTGGCTATTTTTTGACTAGAAATTCGCAAGAAAAACAGTAGAAAGCCTTACCATGGAAAAACGCAGTATTTGCCGATGGCAAACTATAttgcaaaagaaatttaagtGATCGTCATTTTAAATACCTTTCCGAGGTTTGGTGGATCGTTCCCAAAAGGTGGACCGTTCAAATCTTGAGAGCCTTTTTTCCCGGGGAAAACAAGTTTCATATCCAGATCCAGTGACGACATTTGAATCCTTATCACATATTCCTACCAGGAGGAAAGGAACGACATGTTAGATTACGTTCAGGCTATTAGGTGTTATTACGGATTTTGATCGTTAGTTACCAAAAAAACCAGCGGTAAATAAAGcaataatttttcttgaatttaatCGTatgcatcagaaaaaaaagattttcatttttattttcgcCCTCCATTTCTGTAAATAACATCATTTAAAATGTACTTCAGTTCTCCAAGACTGATGAACTCATTGCATTTGCCGATATCGTTCATAAATATACTGACCTTTTCGTTCCAAGTTCCGACTGCGGACGCGTCTCCGTTGAAATCTTCGAACGGAAGTTTTTGCCATTCAATGGCTTGAAAATCATCTAGTGTAAAAAGATAATAGCATCAGTATTGCCATTATTTTGTAAGTATTTTTTTACAGTAATACCCAGTATAAATACATGGAACTTTTTCACTAATCGACACCAAAAGGTTTGGGTAGAAAAAGGATTAtgagaggaaacaaaaaaaagtaactGTCGAAGCGCGCACctcagtgaaaagaaaaaaataaacgcaCCTTGCTCAGGGTGCACGCGCCTAAAATTAGCGAAGGCAACCATGGCAACTCCAAACTTGTTTATTCTCCCGAAAAAGGATGAAAAGTTGCAAAATGACCCGTCGGCAAAGCActcattttgttttgcagaaTTTTGAAGAATGTCACTTTTAGCAAATGAAACCCGATAGAGCCGTAAGTCGTTGGGAAACGTTTTTGGTTTGCTAAGAAGGTTAAAAGCgttttattacattttctgGTCCAAATGGTGCAAATGTGCCGGGAAAAAGCAGAACTTTTGGAAACCTTTGAAACTTTTCTAAAACAGAACTGAAACCTACCTTCGTGTCTTGTAGCTGGTGTAACCGCTGTTAATTGGAGCACAATTGCCAACGCAGCGATCAAAATCACAATCCTCCTCATTGTTGTGGCGCGCtttttctcacaaaaaaaaCCCGCACAGCTTCGATCCGAGATAAAGAGCGTAGTGATGGTTGACGTCACAACACCGTTAATGACGCAGCGTGCGCGAGACAAGGCAGCGAAAGTTGGTCCCAGGCTCCTGCTTgttttttaactgaaaacacGCTCTTTTTGGTTTTCGGGAATTGGTTTCGTTTCCTTCAAAATTGGAGGGAAAAGAAAATCATGCTCAAAATGAAATCACACGGCATCTCTCTGAGATTATGTAATTCGATAAACAGcctacttttttatttttattttttaaatatttttttcagggaATGTTTTATTCCTCGATATATTGGCCTAAACATGGAAATGGTTAAACTTCACTCCATGGAAGACATGATGTCCTTACCAGTTACTTCCTGGAATATACAACAACCTGCAGGTGAATTTTAAATACTTAATATTTACAACTTATTCGATGGTTTGACGTATAACACGCGCGGACATTTAGTGAGTTGCGTAGTATTTtagaattacattttttaatattttggcGTCTAGTTTCCCCTATGACTTTATCTTCGCATCGTATCGATCGTATAAGGTGTGCGCGAAAGACGAAAACAACACAAAAGAAACCATTAAAGCGTTCTTTACGACCAAAAAAATAATCTGTCGCACTTTCAGTTTGTTACTTTAAAAGTCAAGCCcgaaaaacgataaaaaagaaaatttggatcATTTAGTGAGGCTATTTTGCTCTCCGTTCGTATTTTCGCCCTGTTCTACTGAGCAATACCGTTGCATATTTTGTGCGTTCCGTTGCCCTAATTTGGTAAAATGCGCAATAGTGAAATATTACTTTTCAGTACTTATACGGCTCTGCTCCAATACTGCTCCAGTCTAATTAACCTACCTGTGACAATGTAACAACTTTACTGATCTAATATGACATGGAGTACTGTTTCAATATTGTTCAATATTGTATTGGGATTGATTTCTTTAATGGTCCTTTTCTTGTTCAGACGATGATGAAAGAGAAGAAGCCATCTCTTCAGGGGGACTGGATCTTATCGTTGTTCCAGGACTTGGTTTCACAAAGGTCTGCATTTAAATACCAGCGATGAtgctaattttttgttttaagggtTGGATATACAACTGTAGAGTAATGCGTGAATCAGACTAAGTGCTCTACACAGCTGCTTTATTGGAATACTAATAGCGGAACTCGCAGAGCGCAGCCCcgtaattatacaaaatagtaataacccatcaagccgaaaaaatttggatgtacgactgTACGACcgcacaaggtgctacttttaacatgcgtggtcaactgtaccgcgggcacgccaatgCCACGGCTTTGATCAGTAgttcagtggtcagtgcactgggctccgagtcggacgacccgggttctagtcctggccggggcaaggcgttgtgcccttgagacgtgcgggaaaaaaaaatgcgaactccgcttttaggcttggctaaatctatatattaaacTGGATTATATACAATGATATATATAAGGATAATCACGTGACGGCGGTTAAGGTGTACAATGAATACAGATTATCTTATATCTAAAGTAGTTATCAAAATATGGGAACAAACACTAAAAGTgatcataatgataataacaataataataataatactaataataacagtaatgaTAAAGTGAtgatagtaatgataatgaagaTTACAGTGACATGGACGATAATGGTGATAATttaaatgatgataatgatgacgacaATAATAAATATAGTGAAAGATAACTTTAGTAACCATAATGCAATATAACAATCAATCAATAATCAAAGTCAACagattttaaagatattttgtttttttccttagcaAACATATTAttaatgtatttatatttaaaattttattgttatcgacatatgtaaaaaaatatagaattataCATCATTATAAATAGATTTTAGCACTTGAAATGAAGATACCATTATTGAATCAATAATCATAAttgttgtaaaaataataaataatattcatgatgataatgataatacgTACTGTAGTAACAATATTCAAGTTAAATTATTTCTTGCGTATTAATTTGAAATCTTTTGGAAACAATTCTTTGAGGAACTATTTTGCCAAGTAATTAGGAAGGATTCATTCCTCTAACTGAGAATAATCTTAGAATTCCAACCCTCCTCTTTGATTACTTCAAGAAAATGAATTCTAGATGATGTAAGGTGTGGGCTAGCTTATGTAGCGTATCCATGTCTGCTTGGTAGTGTAATGCCAATGTCGCTAACGGTTTGGTTTCCAttgcatttctttttcataGAATGGCCTCCGTCTTGGTAGAGGAAAGGTAACCATTGACAACGTAGACCTAGAAATTATAAGTTGTTTTGAGTTATAAAGTGTTATTTGTGTAAACTGTTTTCGATTTTGTTCTGTTAGGGTTATTATGACTCGTACATCATGAAGTGCATTCAAACGTGCCAAAAGAAGCCGCTTTTGATCggtaagagtttttttttttcatttttttcacctCGCCTCAGTTTGGACAGTATGCATAACGAAATCACTATCAATGCGCTTGGTCCTGAAGAGCTATCATAGTATTTTTATATTGTATCTCTTTACGcgtatctttcattttccactttCTTTTCCAGGTTTGGCTTTTAGTTCTCAGATCTGCGACGACCTACCAGTCACAGAAAGAGACATGCCTTTGGATCATGTGATCACAAGTGAACCAGATTAGAAAATTGGCGAATTCAGAGTAATAATATTAAAGGggaaaataaactaatcaagaaagaaaaaatgaaaatgtcactCTCGAGAACTACATTACACAAACACTggtaatattcttattttgaaaAGCTGATCAAAGACAGGCTTGCAAAAGTTGTCAATACAATGACAGTCAGTGACAGTGTCGCCATTCGGGACTCAAAAGACGATTTGCCACACATGTTTAGTATTCTATTCAAGGGTTTGTGGACGTATTTCACTTAACTAATGTTTTAAATTGGAGCAGCCATTTCTAAGTGTCGCGACCCAAAATGTCGCAAATTGAACACCTGTGCAGCCGATAAATTTCATATTCTCTTTTTGTAATAGACAAACAACTAACCTAGGCGTGCAGTGAGAAATACGCATGCGGATACCTTTCGTAGTGCGTTTTCTGATTCCACGCTTCCAAAGTGTTTGATTTTTCTACCAACGTGGCGCTATTAATTTCATAGTTCGGAAATGTATTAACCAAATGCCATTAAGAAAAACAGATGAAtagaatggaaaataaattaaaatgatgcAGCTGAATTGTggtgtaatttaaaatttaatcgGTGTACTAGTAATAAGGACACTTGGTATTTCTTATGTTGAGCAAGAGATccagaaattataaaaaaagagaattatgaCTGCAATATTCTGTGGCAAAATACACGCAAAAGTGTTTTTAAACAGCTCTTTGAAGTTGCATATTACATTAGATGTTATCGCAAAGTTGTTTTTACGATCGAAACTGAatataaatggaaacaaaaattcttcaaattatgggtttaatttttcttttttagaggTGTATGACATAGCACAAAAAATATACGACTTATTTTATCTGTTTTCTCGATTTCTATTCCttattgataaaattgaaacaaaaatccTTTCTATTTATGAAATAATAACACACCAAAAATGCGCCCTGACGCtcatggaaaattattttagagtTAATTAAGTGTGTGTGACGTCGTTATTGTAAAGATATTAATTATACATAACTCGCTAGGCCAAACTGTTGGTCTGTTTTCAACAGTACGAGAAATGTTTTTGCATCAATTCGAGGAGTTTGGCAGCAGATAGACGAAACGAAATGGAAGATATACGAGCGGCCATGTGGTAATCCACGCTTTTTGATAACGCTATGTTTTGAATGTAAGTGAATTTGGAatcaaaactgtttttcttGGCGATtgaattgtaaatattagaattTCCTGTTACATTTTCTCGTTGTGTTTATTCCGTTTTATCACAGTTTTGTCCTTTCGAAGATAAAACTGATCCTACATTCAATTATCAAGGGCGCGAAGCTAATGTTAGGGATAAAACCGGCGCTAAGCATTGAAATGTGGCTTTAAAGTCGCGGAAAGGTCGGCgagaaaagcaaaataatagTTCCCAAGTGACTTTAGTCTGAACAAGTCAGAATTGCAGGTTTCAAAGCGCAAAATCTCGACAGCTAGATAGCTGAATCCCTTATGATTTTCCAATCTTTAAACCTGAATTTCTGTACCTCCATTCCATAGTTTAGCTCGCATAAAAGGCGTTCGCCCGCGTTTCTCATTTACGTTAAAACGCACTTATTTCTCCAACTCCCCGCAGTTCTGCAGAATATGCTTTCTTGATGATGAATTCGCATACCCTGGCAATTAGCTTGTTGATTTAGCGGTTCCAGAAAAAATGCTGGCTTTTTCCGGTTTATTTTGACTGCATACTAAACAAATGCAGGCTAGTTTATTTCTAAATTCATACATTCGTCTTTGAAGACATGGGCgagaagaaaattatatttaaactAAGACACCCTAAAGGGCATTCGCAAAATATCACCAGCTTAGCTATGTACATCTTcctctttgaaaatatttttccttggaATAATCTGTACAGAAGTGGCAAATTCTGACTGAATTAAGAAGATGTTCTATAAAGCAGCCGTAAATTtgcaataaacattttaatttctcCGTTTGCTTTTCACGCGCAGGTTGAGTTTCACAAACAGCTGTTTATATAAAGTTTCATAAAACATTAACAGTCAGAACagcttccaaaaaaaattactgtttagGTAATTAAAATAAGGATTATTTATTTACATGGTTAAACCATTAAGTGCATTTTGTTTCAGATAACGGGCAGCCCCTCCTCAGCGGTGAAGTCCGTCACGTGAGTAATAAagtaattggaaaaaaattaatttgaggCTACTAGTTCCGGAGTTCCGCACGGCACCCTAACATcaacttaatattttttcactgatttttttcactcgtgcgacggacttcgccgaaaggGGGTCTGCTTATGGTCTTGCTTTGTTTCTATTGGGGCGTAATGCCAATATCAGAGGTTTTTTTCTTGGATTTGATCCACAGAAATA from Pocillopora verrucosa isolate sample1 chromosome 10, ASM3666991v2, whole genome shotgun sequence includes the following:
- the LOC136283849 gene encoding uncharacterized protein, with product MRRIVILIAALAIVLQLTAVTPATRHEDDFQAIEWQKLPFEDFNGDASAVGTWNEKEYVIRIQMSSLDLDMKLVFPGKKGSQDLNGPPFGNDPPNLGKILKCKELPEYPGNMTCTEYQEYKRKAPGLIARVGSMVKNTWSFTVTTVVEAWNMCYNGVGTTFKNIWNALKWLIDLARNIWKGMLEWVGRIWKGLTDCVGEIWNRFKMLAEWIFATMMWADEYVYHGGLWMAERYWDCAEWLAECAWNGTEWIWDQIEWLSGVSKENASWLTKKAWIGSKQWAEWAWGEAKRSVDWSWKTIKRNCKPLEPALEYVLETFSLLIKFYNEYVHDHLLRIKSHIIVSTWRETGYTISVVLLMNCVVLAVYMLISWPVKSISRRRQAYKEWKEAEEASWRLPPRRQSQSNKRVWENPKKKKLYRNKNS
- the LOC131799196 gene encoding 5-formyltetrahydrofolate cyclo-ligase, yielding MSQMAVNEAKKVLRRDLKKRIAAMTDEAKLTESTSIVNKLLRMEGYKSSKRISVYLSMSSEVQTEGILKELFQAKKECFIPRYIGLNMEMVKLHSMEDMMSLPVTSWNIQQPADDDEREEAISSGGLDLIVVPGLGFTKNGLRLGRGKGYYDSYIMKCIQTCQKKPLLIGLAFSSQICDDLPVTERDMPLDHVITSEPD